One Desulfolucanica intricata genomic region harbors:
- a CDS encoding L,D-transpeptidase family protein encodes MLRMIVLALCLCLGGMFWIEPGEASPITTKIIINKSNNQLAFYQDGQLVRVFPVATGRHSSYTPEGSFKIVNKFVDPYYIKGRIPGGSPANPLGPRWMGLSVGGGGTYGIHGNSNPASIGTYASGGCIRMYNENVIWLYDRVPIGTPVIIINCSLDFKAQEAPEVKVALNGNVIEFPKGASTIISSDQLFLPVHKLAEQIGYQFQWDGLSKTLVLANSKKQIFFTIDSKAIAVNLSNYEADYAPILYNSCTYLPLYFFDQILGAKVSWNQQERHAILETINPVKIGEPVLYHPEVKIGDEKISLAEEEIPLLFGDHVLVPINPIGERLGLEVSWDEAREVIFVKDRENNLLILPKESNSGMLNGEDFAVLHPVVIKNGVYFVASEDLARAFNLDVQCNRSSGLLTISQK; translated from the coding sequence ATGTTACGTATGATTGTACTGGCATTATGTTTATGTCTGGGGGGGATGTTTTGGATAGAACCCGGGGAGGCTTCGCCCATAACTACAAAAATAATAATTAATAAAAGTAACAATCAGCTGGCTTTTTATCAGGATGGTCAACTGGTTAGGGTCTTTCCTGTAGCCACAGGAAGACACAGTTCTTATACACCGGAAGGGTCCTTTAAGATTGTTAATAAGTTTGTAGATCCTTATTATATTAAGGGTCGAATTCCGGGAGGGTCTCCGGCTAACCCTCTGGGCCCCCGTTGGATGGGATTAAGTGTCGGTGGTGGCGGTACCTACGGTATTCATGGTAATAGTAACCCGGCTTCAATTGGAACTTATGCCTCAGGCGGCTGCATCCGTATGTATAATGAAAATGTCATTTGGCTGTATGACCGTGTACCTATTGGAACACCTGTGATCATTATAAATTGTTCCCTGGATTTCAAAGCACAGGAGGCACCGGAAGTTAAAGTTGCATTAAATGGTAATGTGATTGAATTTCCAAAGGGAGCCAGTACTATCATCAGTAGTGACCAGCTTTTCTTACCGGTTCACAAATTGGCAGAGCAAATAGGTTATCAATTTCAGTGGGACGGGCTGTCTAAGACGCTGGTGCTGGCAAACAGTAAAAAACAGATTTTCTTTACGATTGATAGTAAAGCAATTGCTGTCAATTTATCTAATTATGAGGCCGATTATGCTCCAATACTTTATAATTCCTGTACTTATTTACCATTATATTTCTTCGACCAGATATTAGGAGCTAAGGTAAGTTGGAATCAACAAGAACGCCATGCTATATTAGAAACAATTAATCCGGTTAAAATAGGTGAACCTGTGCTATATCATCCGGAGGTTAAGATAGGTGATGAAAAAATATCTTTAGCTGAGGAAGAAATTCCCCTCTTGTTTGGTGATCATGTGTTGGTTCCTATTAATCCAATAGGAGAAAGATTAGGACTTGAAGTAAGTTGGGATGAAGCCAGAGAGGTAATTTTCGTTAAGGACAGGGAGAATAATTTATTAATTTTACCCAAGGAAAGTAATTCGGGAATGTTAAACGGTGAAGATTTTGCTGTTCTTCACCCGGTAGTAATAAAAAATGGAGTTTATTTCGTTGCTAGCGAGGATTTAGCCCGAGCTTTTAATTTAGATGTACAGTGTAATCGTTCTTCAGGCCTACTTACAATCAGTCAAAAATAA
- the yyaC gene encoding spore protease YyaC → MGPETVNKISNKHVISIYYQDKLAVHRLSEVFKELLPLNQRPISFICIGTDRSTGDSFGPLTGTFLQQAGLKNVHGSLNKPVHACNLDYYLNKIPKSHFIVGLDAALGKNVDSIGMINVKNSMLYPGRGVNKQLTPVGELAVTFTVNAGSGFMEYLVLQSTRLNIVWEGAKVVAKAILSAT, encoded by the coding sequence ATGGGCCCGGAAACTGTTAATAAAATTTCCAATAAGCATGTAATTTCTATTTATTATCAGGACAAGCTGGCTGTGCATAGATTATCAGAAGTTTTTAAAGAGTTATTACCCTTAAACCAACGTCCAATCTCTTTTATATGTATTGGAACCGATCGCTCCACGGGAGACTCTTTTGGACCACTCACCGGTACTTTTTTACAACAGGCCGGACTGAAAAATGTTCATGGAAGTCTTAATAAACCCGTTCACGCTTGCAACCTGGACTATTATTTAAATAAAATCCCCAAAAGCCATTTTATTGTGGGCTTAGATGCGGCTCTCGGTAAAAATGTTGATTCTATTGGTATGATCAATGTCAAGAACAGCATGCTGTACCCCGGCCGGGGAGTAAATAAACAGCTTACTCCGGTCGGGGAGTTAGCTGTTACCTTCACGGTTAATGCAGGGAGCGGGTTTATGGAGTATTTAGTGCTGCAAAGTACCCGTCTAAATATTGTGTGGGAAGGAGCAAAAGTTGTAGCTAAGGCAATCTTAAGCGCAACTTAA
- a CDS encoding acetyl-CoA hydrolase/transferase family protein: protein MLTNTFFSEYKRKLVSADEAVKIVKSGDWVDYVGYQAQAFSLDRALARRKDELNDIKIRSILRMKNIPEVIKVDPEQKHFIYNSWHFSSIERKLADHGACYYAPILLREVSDYYEQYVDVDVAIVVTSPMDRHGFFNFGLQNSFTRAVLEKAKFIIIEVNEAMPRVFGGNEEHIHISEVDYVVEGGSWSIPTTGDTPTTEVDNKIARFIVNELQDGSCIQLGIGGMPNAVGKLIADSDLKDLGVHTEMFCDAYLNMYRAGKITGRKKTIDRGKMTFSFALGSQDLYDFVNENPICASYPASYTNKPHNIAKNDRAVAINNALEIDLFGQVCSESVGTRHISGTGGQVDFCEGAFMSREGKSFICLSSTYTDKKGICNSRIKPVHIPGAIVTTPRTIVMYVVTEYGIVNLKGKSTWERAEALISIAHPNFQDELVKEAEKMKIWRRTNKRN, encoded by the coding sequence ATGCTTACTAATACTTTTTTTTCTGAATATAAACGAAAACTGGTTTCAGCTGATGAAGCGGTAAAAATAGTTAAGTCAGGTGATTGGGTTGATTATGTGGGCTATCAGGCCCAGGCTTTTTCATTAGATCGAGCTCTGGCCCGCCGAAAGGACGAACTTAATGATATTAAAATAAGATCTATTCTCAGAATGAAAAACATACCGGAAGTGATCAAGGTTGACCCGGAACAAAAACACTTTATCTATAATTCCTGGCATTTTAGCAGTATAGAAAGAAAATTGGCAGACCATGGGGCCTGCTATTATGCTCCAATTCTTTTACGTGAAGTGTCCGATTACTATGAGCAATATGTAGATGTAGATGTAGCTATAGTTGTTACCTCACCCATGGATAGACACGGTTTTTTCAATTTTGGTTTACAAAATTCTTTTACCCGCGCAGTATTGGAAAAAGCCAAGTTTATTATTATAGAAGTTAATGAAGCTATGCCCAGGGTTTTCGGTGGAAATGAAGAACATATTCATATTTCAGAGGTAGATTATGTAGTAGAAGGCGGCAGTTGGAGTATACCAACTACAGGTGACACACCAACTACCGAAGTAGATAATAAAATTGCCCGGTTTATTGTTAATGAACTTCAGGATGGTTCCTGCATTCAGCTTGGTATAGGCGGAATGCCTAATGCTGTTGGTAAACTGATTGCCGATTCAGATCTTAAAGATCTGGGAGTACATACGGAAATGTTTTGTGATGCTTATCTTAATATGTACCGGGCCGGTAAAATCACAGGCAGAAAAAAAACTATAGACCGAGGGAAGATGACCTTTTCCTTTGCTTTAGGAAGTCAGGACTTATATGACTTTGTAAATGAAAACCCTATTTGTGCTTCTTATCCGGCTTCCTATACTAATAAACCCCATAATATAGCGAAGAATGACCGGGCCGTAGCTATAAATAATGCTCTGGAGATTGATTTATTTGGCCAGGTTTGCTCAGAGTCAGTGGGTACCCGTCATATCAGCGGCACAGGGGGACAGGTAGACTTTTGTGAAGGTGCTTTTATGTCCAGGGAGGGGAAATCCTTTATATGTCTAAGCTCAACCTACACAGACAAAAAAGGAATATGTAATTCCAGAATTAAACCTGTCCATATTCCCGGAGCTATTGTCACCACCCCAAGAACTATTGTTATGTACGTTGTTACTGAGTACGGTATTGTAAATTTAAAGGGAAAATCAACCTGGGAAAGGGCAGAGGCACTAATTTCTATAGCCCACCCTAACTTTCAAGACGAATTAGTTAAAGAAGCCGAAAAGATGAAAATTTGGCGAAGGACTAATAAAAGGAATTAA
- a CDS encoding complex I NDUFA9 subunit family protein, protein MILITGAGGFVGHHLVKALVNQGFNVRCLVRSPDAAVNLLPEPVEITLGNVNDFNSLQEACNGVSVVIHLVAIIREKGEDTFNKINIEGTKNLVEAAENNGVNQFLHLSALGANNDPNFKYIFSKWQGEQFVINSNLNWTIFRPSVIYGEGFGFLNRMSQAIQMSPPPLVPVPGKGKALFQPIAVSDLINCIIKTINNNSTSKKIIEIGGPEHLSYKEILDILLSHLGHRRIKVSIPLPILSLVVPIMNRILKDPPVTPVELKQLKLDNITELDSVERIFGFKPIPFREGIKYIPKLKPTA, encoded by the coding sequence TTGATATTGATAACAGGGGCAGGGGGGTTTGTCGGACACCATCTGGTAAAAGCATTAGTTAACCAGGGGTTTAATGTTCGCTGTTTAGTCCGCTCACCTGATGCTGCTGTTAATTTATTACCAGAACCCGTAGAAATAACATTGGGAAATGTTAATGATTTTAACTCATTACAGGAGGCCTGTAACGGTGTCTCCGTGGTTATTCACCTGGTAGCCATTATCAGGGAAAAGGGTGAAGATACTTTTAATAAAATAAATATTGAAGGAACAAAGAACCTTGTAGAAGCAGCTGAAAATAACGGAGTTAATCAATTCCTACATCTGAGTGCTCTAGGAGCAAATAATGATCCTAATTTTAAGTATATTTTTTCGAAATGGCAGGGGGAACAGTTTGTAATAAACAGCAATTTAAACTGGACCATATTTAGACCGTCAGTAATTTACGGAGAAGGTTTTGGTTTCTTGAACCGCATGTCACAAGCTATTCAAATGTCTCCACCACCATTGGTTCCCGTTCCCGGGAAGGGAAAAGCTTTGTTTCAACCAATAGCCGTATCTGATTTAATTAATTGTATAATTAAAACTATTAACAACAACTCAACTTCCAAAAAAATAATTGAAATTGGCGGCCCGGAGCATTTGAGTTATAAAGAGATACTTGATATATTATTAAGTCACCTGGGACACAGGCGTATCAAAGTTTCCATACCTTTACCTATTTTAAGCTTGGTGGTACCAATAATGAACCGTATATTAAAAGATCCCCCGGTTACGCCTGTAGAGTTAAAACAATTAAAACTGGATAACATTACAGAGTTAGACTCAGTTGAGCGTATATTCGGCTTTAAGCCTATACCATTTAGAGAAGGAATTAAATATATCCCAAAACTAAAACCTACAGCCTAA
- a CDS encoding pyridoxal phosphate-dependent aminotransferase: protein MAISKKIEVNLANSSFIRKMFEEGEQLRKIYGPDKVYDFTLGNPVNEPPEIFKQELKKLAEHPIPGMHRYMSNAGYSETRQAIAEVLAEQSGLAFNEQHVVMTAGAGGALNVVLKTLLDPGEEVIILIPYFVEYKFYIDNFGGVVKEVATNKDFQLDIDAISEAINEKTKAIIINSPNNPTGVIYSAESLDKLEQVLKAKEKQFSREIYVISDEPYAKIVYEDNTVPSIFKHIQNSIVVTSHSKDLALPGERIGYAAASPRINNIDLLMDGLVFCNRILGFVNAPALMQRLVTHLQRESVNIAEYQEKRDLLYNHLTDLGFKMIKPQGAFYLFPKNPIEDDNKFLETAKKYNILIVPGGGFGCPGYFRLSYCIDKKIIVNSLPAFTDLAKELGMKTN, encoded by the coding sequence TTGGCTATATCTAAAAAAATAGAAGTAAATCTAGCTAATTCATCTTTTATTAGAAAGATGTTTGAAGAGGGAGAACAGCTTCGTAAAATCTATGGACCCGATAAGGTTTATGATTTCACCCTGGGAAACCCTGTTAATGAGCCCCCTGAAATATTTAAGCAGGAATTAAAGAAATTAGCAGAGCATCCTATTCCGGGAATGCACCGCTATATGAGTAACGCAGGTTATTCTGAGACCCGGCAGGCTATAGCCGAAGTACTGGCTGAGCAATCCGGTTTGGCCTTTAATGAGCAGCATGTGGTTATGACAGCCGGTGCCGGTGGGGCTTTAAACGTAGTATTAAAAACTCTGTTAGACCCCGGTGAAGAAGTAATTATTTTAATTCCGTATTTTGTAGAATATAAATTTTATATTGATAATTTCGGTGGGGTAGTTAAAGAAGTTGCAACTAATAAAGATTTCCAACTGGACATTGATGCTATCAGTGAAGCTATAAATGAAAAAACTAAGGCAATAATTATAAATTCACCGAATAATCCCACCGGAGTAATTTATAGTGCAGAATCTTTGGATAAGCTTGAGCAGGTTCTAAAAGCCAAAGAAAAACAATTTAGCCGGGAGATTTATGTTATTTCTGATGAGCCTTACGCTAAAATAGTTTATGAAGATAATACTGTTCCCAGTATATTTAAGCATATTCAAAACAGCATAGTTGTTACCTCACATAGTAAAGATTTGGCTCTGCCCGGAGAGAGAATAGGCTATGCAGCTGCCAGTCCCCGTATTAATAACATTGATCTGCTTATGGATGGTTTAGTTTTTTGTAACCGTATTTTAGGTTTTGTTAATGCACCTGCTTTAATGCAGCGGCTTGTAACACACTTACAGAGGGAAAGTGTTAATATTGCTGAATACCAGGAAAAAAGGGATCTGTTGTATAATCATCTTACCGATCTAGGTTTTAAAATGATAAAACCTCAGGGTGCATTTTACTTATTCCCGAAAAATCCCATTGAAGATGACAATAAATTTTTAGAGACAGCTAAAAAGTATAATATTTTAATCGTTCCCGGTGGTGGATTCGGGTGTCCGGGTTATTTTAGACTTTCTTATTGTATAGACAAAAAGATCATCGTCAATTCTTTACCTGCTTTTACTGACTTAGCTAAAGAATTGGGTATGAAGACAAATTAA
- a CDS encoding spore protein: MSRGRGIMSDRLKLELAEELGVADVVRREGFGGVSSRNCGNLVRLAIERAERQMI, encoded by the coding sequence ATGAGTAGAGGTCGTGGGATTATGTCCGATAGGCTTAAGCTCGAATTAGCCGAGGAATTGGGTGTGGCCGATGTGGTACGTAGGGAAGGCTTTGGTGGGGTTTCTTCACGTAACTGTGGTAACCTTGTACGCCTTGCCATAGAACGGGCCGAACGGCAGATGATATAG
- a CDS encoding DUF445 family protein — protein MQWEYVSGPLSGAVIGYVTNWIAIKMLFRPLNEKRVFGIKIPFTPGVIPRERQRIAVSIGNVVSSYLLTEQQITRTLLERKTEVGLTRFIRQRLFQIIKSNLTVREAIVSINGIDNDFLDQLSLKLSTYLSTIVSAQDTQDTIIKHLQNQINGYLASTIEESIHDQQLNDLSQSIEAALNHFFSNQKLKENLEGFIDYKLKNLLENHEAIGTYIPSTVIIEVEKFFSLQSPEIILLLKKYLHSPEVKTIISQRLEGFFESHLGNKFLGLLANAVKKRSDKITEKISDAINNFLLDEKLQQDLVRFLQEFLRSMLNTKISVLAQKLQLDQTDKRLEWVNWIYTQLTERNKIESLISYIKTYIKDHKNCTWYELFERHELKKELIEEHTNRFLSKLVQSIFTRPEFKEAVINTAKNKINLIYDRNICELTANIQNKHIIQLADLLVFNSQLLIPKYIPQFLKTIDIKSITQKSVENLDVSQIENVLLGVTRNELSYITWFGALLGLLIGILNSVII, from the coding sequence TTGCAGTGGGAGTATGTGAGTGGTCCATTATCCGGGGCTGTAATTGGATATGTTACAAACTGGATAGCTATTAAAATGTTGTTTCGTCCTCTAAATGAAAAGAGAGTCTTCGGGATAAAAATTCCGTTTACCCCCGGAGTAATTCCCCGCGAGCGTCAACGAATTGCAGTTAGTATTGGTAACGTAGTAAGCAGCTACCTGTTAACTGAACAGCAAATTACCCGAACACTTTTAGAAAGAAAAACTGAGGTAGGCTTAACAAGGTTTATACGACAAAGACTTTTTCAGATAATAAAAAGCAACTTAACAGTCAGAGAGGCTATAGTGAGCATTAACGGGATAGATAACGATTTTTTAGACCAACTTTCACTTAAATTAAGTACTTACCTTAGTACCATTGTCTCTGCCCAGGACACTCAAGATACAATCATAAAACACCTGCAAAACCAAATAAATGGTTACTTGGCTTCAACAATTGAAGAGAGCATACATGATCAACAGCTTAATGATTTATCTCAATCAATTGAAGCTGCCTTAAATCATTTTTTTAGCAATCAAAAGCTCAAGGAAAACCTTGAAGGATTCATAGATTATAAATTAAAAAATCTCCTTGAAAATCATGAAGCCATTGGAACATACATACCATCGACAGTGATCATTGAAGTAGAAAAATTTTTTTCTTTACAAAGTCCGGAAATTATCCTGCTGCTTAAAAAATACCTGCATTCACCGGAAGTTAAAACCATTATCTCCCAAAGGTTAGAAGGTTTTTTTGAAAGCCACTTGGGTAATAAATTTCTAGGGTTATTAGCTAACGCAGTTAAAAAAAGAAGTGATAAAATAACAGAAAAAATATCCGACGCAATAAATAACTTTCTCTTGGATGAAAAATTACAGCAGGATTTGGTACGATTTTTACAGGAGTTCCTCCGGTCTATGCTCAATACGAAGATTAGTGTATTGGCTCAAAAACTTCAACTGGATCAAACTGATAAAAGACTAGAATGGGTTAATTGGATTTATACACAGCTAACAGAACGTAATAAGATTGAAAGTTTAATATCATATATAAAAACTTATATTAAAGATCATAAAAATTGTACCTGGTATGAATTATTTGAGAGACATGAACTTAAGAAAGAATTAATAGAAGAACATACCAACCGGTTTCTATCCAAATTAGTTCAGAGTATCTTCACCCGCCCGGAATTTAAAGAAGCAGTTATTAATACTGCAAAAAACAAAATTAACTTAATTTATGATCGCAATATCTGCGAGTTAACCGCAAATATTCAAAATAAACACATTATTCAACTTGCAGATCTGCTTGTTTTCAATAGCCAGTTATTAATTCCCAAATACATTCCACAGTTTTTGAAAACTATAGATATAAAAAGTATTACCCAAAAAAGTGTTGAAAATCTGGACGTCAGCCAAATTGAAAATGTATTACTAGGGGTTACCAGAAATGAACTTTCCTACATCACCTGGTTCGGTGCCCTTTTAGGGCTATTAATTGGTATATTGAATTCAGTAATCATATAA
- a CDS encoding DegT/DnrJ/EryC1/StrS family aminotransferase yields MKHLPAIAGGQPIRAELLPFAKPTLDAADINAVSEVLKSGILVDGPRTEEFESAFAEYTGAKYAVAVSSGSAGLHIALRASAVGHQEEVLTSPLSFPINANCILYQQGIHTFVDVDPSTYNIDISTLRQKITMRSKAIIPVHFAGQPCDLDPIYKLAEERNLVVIEDATQALGAKYKGKKIGSMDNMTVFGFDATQNLTTGEGGMVTTNSEENYKWLKIFRNLGLVRDPDLLVSPEGPWHYEMQDLGFNYRLTEIQASLGLTQLAKVDDFLKRRKEIACLYNEAFTQLHSIILPFQMPDVESSWHHYIIRLQPDLLTADRLQIYLALRAENIAVDVNYLPIFLHPYYKWLGHPDICTLEGSLCPQAEEIYKNIISLPIYPAMTEQDINDVITAVKKVITYYSK; encoded by the coding sequence ATGAAACATTTACCGGCTATAGCCGGTGGACAACCTATACGGGCTGAATTGTTACCTTTTGCTAAGCCGACCCTTGATGCTGCTGATATAAATGCTGTTTCCGAAGTTTTAAAAAGCGGTATTCTGGTAGATGGCCCCAGGACTGAGGAATTTGAGAGTGCCTTTGCCGAGTATACCGGGGCTAAATATGCCGTCGCGGTATCCAGCGGCAGTGCCGGTTTGCATATAGCTTTAAGAGCTTCTGCAGTGGGGCACCAGGAGGAAGTACTAACCTCACCACTAAGCTTTCCTATTAACGCAAATTGTATTCTTTACCAGCAGGGAATTCATACTTTTGTTGATGTTGATCCCTCTACCTATAATATCGATATAAGCACATTAAGACAAAAAATAACTATGCGTTCAAAAGCAATTATTCCGGTTCATTTTGCCGGACAACCCTGTGACTTGGACCCCATTTACAAACTGGCTGAAGAACGTAACTTAGTAGTTATTGAAGACGCTACACAAGCTCTGGGAGCAAAGTATAAGGGTAAAAAAATCGGTAGTATGGACAATATGACTGTATTTGGCTTTGATGCTACCCAAAATCTGACTACCGGTGAGGGTGGTATGGTAACAACTAATTCCGAAGAAAATTATAAATGGTTAAAAATATTTCGCAATCTTGGCCTGGTAAGAGACCCGGACTTACTGGTAAGCCCGGAAGGACCCTGGCATTATGAAATGCAGGACCTTGGCTTTAATTATAGATTAACGGAAATACAAGCATCTCTTGGACTTACCCAATTGGCCAAAGTAGATGACTTTCTTAAAAGGAGAAAAGAAATAGCCTGCTTATATAACGAAGCTTTTACACAACTACATTCCATAATACTACCATTTCAAATGCCTGATGTAGAATCTTCCTGGCATCACTATATAATCCGGCTTCAGCCGGATCTTCTAACAGCCGACCGACTACAAATTTATTTAGCTTTGAGGGCAGAAAATATCGCAGTAGATGTTAATTACTTGCCCATATTTTTACACCCTTACTACAAATGGTTAGGGCATCCCGATATATGTACTTTGGAGGGCAGTCTCTGTCCCCAGGCAGAAGAGATTTATAAAAATATTATCTCACTGCCAATCTACCCGGCAATGACAGAACAAGACATTAATGATGTTATAACTGCAGTTAAAAAGGTAATTACTTATTATAGTAAATAA
- the glsA gene encoding glutaminase A — protein MQLMLQEILESCKHLTRKGQVAQYIPALGDARSDCLGITVIDMNGHVFSVGDCQEKFTMQSVSKLITLMLALIDNGIDGVFSKVGMEPTGDPFNSIIKLETLEPAKPLNPMINAGAIATTSLIKGSGTAERLERILSLIRKLSKNPHISYNERVYLSEKETGDRNRSLAYFMRGIDIVKGDVEEHLDLYFLQCAIEVTTRDLANIALCIANMGKDPYTKEVVVPEHIVRIVKTFMVTCGMYDASGEFAIRVGIPAKSGVSGVIMACVPDRYGIGVVGPSLDDKGNSIAGIKVLEELSKRLKLSIF, from the coding sequence ATGCAATTAATGCTGCAGGAGATATTAGAAAGCTGTAAGCACTTAACCCGAAAAGGACAAGTGGCTCAGTATATTCCTGCCTTAGGAGATGCCAGGTCCGATTGTCTCGGTATTACTGTTATTGATATGAACGGACATGTTTTTTCGGTTGGAGATTGTCAGGAAAAGTTTACTATGCAAAGTGTTTCCAAACTAATCACACTAATGCTTGCACTTATTGATAATGGAATAGACGGAGTATTTTCTAAGGTAGGTATGGAGCCAACCGGTGATCCTTTTAATTCCATCATAAAGCTTGAAACATTAGAACCCGCAAAGCCTTTAAATCCAATGATAAATGCCGGTGCTATTGCTACTACCTCTTTAATAAAGGGCAGCGGTACAGCGGAAAGGTTAGAGCGAATACTAAGTTTAATTAGGAAATTATCTAAAAACCCTCATATTTCTTATAATGAAAGAGTTTATCTTTCAGAAAAAGAGACCGGCGATCGCAATCGGTCCCTGGCATATTTTATGAGAGGTATTGATATAGTAAAGGGTGATGTGGAAGAACATTTAGATTTATATTTTTTACAATGTGCCATAGAGGTCACTACAAGAGATTTAGCCAATATTGCTTTATGTATTGCTAATATGGGGAAGGATCCGTATACCAAAGAGGTTGTTGTTCCGGAGCATATTGTTAGGATTGTTAAAACATTTATGGTAACCTGTGGAATGTATGATGCCTCCGGAGAGTTTGCGATTAGAGTTGGTATTCCGGCTAAAAGTGGTGTTTCCGGTGTCATTATGGCTTGTGTGCCGGATCGCTATGGTATTGGCGTAGTCGGCCCGTCCCTTGATGATAAGGGAAACAGTATTGCCGGGATAAAAGTTTTGGAGGAATTATCAAAAAGATTAAAGCTTAGTATTTTTTAA
- a CDS encoding carbohydrate-binding protein, translating into MKGLQPYIYSEPIRGVQVKPLTEDGKNVNILYNGLLSQAGAEHIVMHAGFGDLNNWQHVNDYNMQRTQQGFEVSVNMKDTQLNFCFKDSFNNWDNNDGQNWIYRIY; encoded by the coding sequence TTGAAAGGTTTACAGCCATATATTTATTCCGAACCTATACGCGGGGTTCAAGTGAAACCTCTTACCGAAGACGGTAAAAACGTTAATATTTTGTACAATGGTCTGTTGTCACAAGCAGGGGCAGAACATATAGTTATGCATGCCGGCTTTGGAGACTTAAATAACTGGCAGCATGTCAATGACTACAACATGCAAAGAACACAGCAGGGATTTGAGGTTTCTGTGAATATGAAGGATACACAGTTAAATTTTTGCTTTAAGGATAGCTTTAATAATTGGGATAATAACGACGGGCAAAATTGGATTTATCGGATTTATTAA
- a CDS encoding restriction endonuclease, producing MAFKDIYSHNYIRCYHNKPHDNKQNLITKFLQLFTSLTTIWVITALYMLSAWGNSLSVVVITLFLFVVEYKLIKTYTKIKQKKHTDRKKIWMAGNKCLESIDQLNNNEFIKIVKEILINTGGFSKITDNKFKDKAPGIDLIGFFNNVPIAISCKKTDPNIKLTVRYLHEMTNALDKLGYKSGIIVTNGIIGHNTKAIAEKFNKTYALTLLDRYQLVEYARKAKHKIFPSPQVVEQLVIAEEEQKTEEKIPIKNRLIGHRHKALHYFTAAIILVIMYRLIEGVSLFGVIYLLFALINIILGVISIFHGKSNYEVEVIRAINANKKPG from the coding sequence TTGGCTTTTAAAGATATTTATAGTCATAATTATATTCGCTGCTATCATAACAAACCACATGACAATAAGCAAAACTTAATCACCAAATTCCTACAACTATTTACAAGTTTAACTACCATATGGGTTATAACTGCTCTTTACATGTTATCCGCTTGGGGAAACAGTCTATCTGTAGTGGTTATTACATTATTCCTTTTTGTAGTAGAATATAAATTGATTAAAACTTATACTAAAATTAAACAAAAAAAACATACTGATCGTAAAAAAATATGGATGGCAGGAAATAAATGCCTGGAAAGTATCGATCAGCTCAATAACAATGAATTTATAAAAATAGTAAAAGAAATTCTTATAAATACCGGGGGTTTTTCTAAAATTACAGACAATAAATTTAAAGATAAAGCCCCGGGAATCGACTTAATAGGTTTTTTTAATAATGTACCGATAGCTATTAGCTGTAAAAAAACTGACCCCAATATTAAACTTACAGTACGATATCTTCATGAAATGACTAATGCTCTTGATAAACTAGGATATAAAAGCGGAATTATTGTTACTAATGGGATAATTGGCCATAATACTAAAGCAATAGCAGAGAAATTTAACAAAACTTATGCTTTAACTTTATTAGATCGATATCAGTTAGTAGAATATGCCCGGAAAGCAAAACATAAAATTTTTCCTTCACCACAGGTTGTAGAACAACTGGTAATCGCAGAGGAGGAACAAAAAACTGAAGAAAAAATCCCCATAAAAAACCGTTTAATTGGTCATCGTCACAAAGCTCTACATTATTTTACCGCCGCCATCATTTTAGTAATAATGTATAGATTAATTGAAGGAGTAAGCCTATTTGGAGTAATATACCTCCTCTTCGCTCTAATAAATATTATTTTAGGGGTTATATCTATCTTTCATGGCAAGAGTAATTATGAGGTAGAAGTTATTCGAGCTATTAATGCAAATAAAAAGCCGGGCTAG